From Streptomyces sp. NBC_00690, a single genomic window includes:
- a CDS encoding non-ribosomal peptide synthetase/type I polyketide synthase, with protein sequence MTDDGAERQSVLAQSVREIRRLRAELDEAERARTEPIAIVGMGCRMPGGANSPGAFWEFLDSGGDGTGEIPASRWDVEGFYDPAPDAPGKMSTRRGGFLNQVDQFDPAFFGVSPREAAALDPQQRLLLEVSWEALEHAGQAPAGLMGSDTGVYFGVTTYDYMQAQMQQVDPVDLDAYGLTGNASTFAAGRLSYWLGLNGPSLSVDTACSSSLVGVHLACQSLRSGETDLALAGGVNVLLAPEWFVVASQAHMLAADGRCKTFDARADGYVRSEGCGVVVLKRLSDARAHGDRILALVRGSAVNQDGRSSGVTVPNSAAQQAVVRQALRAASVEPAQVDYVETHGTGTPLGDPLELRALDAVLGNRGAAGPLLVGSVKTNVGHLEPAAGIAGLIKVVQSMRHERIPPHLHLSEVNPEIGIEDLSLEIPTRGVPWPRGEKVRIAGVSSFGASGTNAHLIVEEAPAEPAPETPASVERTAQLLTLSAKSPTALTALAASYGERLATATNAELADICHTAATGRSHFPHRLAVTASSVEEMGQRLAGCAAGDQPAGSRRGHVTAVSDPRVVFLFTGQGAQYAGMARSLYATEPVFRHVVDHCAEVLRPLTDRPLLSVLDPVPEDADLIHDTCWTQPALFTVEYALAQLWRSWGIEPSAVLGHSIGELVAACVAGVLDVDDALRLAARRGRLMHELTQEGAMAAVFAAPEQVASALEPYAAELSIAAINGPQSVVVSGTEGAVGALLSVLAGQGVRAKRMATNRAFHSPLMEPALDAFEREAAEVTFRAPRIPLISNVTGQPLTGERAFTATYLREHARRAVRFHDGMTTLYRQGYRIFLELGPAPTLSGLAKPFLTAGSGGTDETGQGSDRPPVFLPSLRPRQDDSRVALDSLGALYALGVVVDWAQYDVGRGRRLAELPTYPFQRSRYWFKASSRALPAAGTALPSVAGPSRTLLGERVPSPLPAVQFSARIGADAHPCLGDCVMDGLPVVNIGVYLETAFEAARELYGTGPVQVEDCLVLQSMILEPGEQADVQLVVDRDTVGQERSTFRYFAAGRRGDEAAPWALHAQGRIGPARAVTGAVEDLDAVRSRLTTETTGDDFYRRMWRRKLYLGPSAQWVEHIHTGGGEALARMRSPRPGESDAYRLHPGLTDALFQTLFACLPPESPPDATYMLVGIDRFLLHGPGDTGPTYCRVRLLPSSDPNSVLLAEARLYDDRGRLLAEADGVCLRRAERDHLLRGNAREPQHVEGSARQHTAAAADVASATPQSPGEVRDLLVRTVARALGAAETELDVHEPLQNLGLDSLMALEVKEALSVGLGISLPLVIFLDGRSVHTLGTEILGLLGRDAYDETPETDGGPIPEGGRLPVLVPDDAARHDPFPLTDLQQAYLVGRSSAFELGNVSTYFFIEVDVEGVDVPRLTGAFQAMVARHDMLRAVMTEDGHQRVLADVPPYEVRTTDLRSRGEQERDRILREIHEDVRDQVFDTTSWPLFDVRATLVDEGRTRLHIGLDALIIDAWSTSLLFREWAIAYREGAAVLPEVPITYRDYVVTARSIEGTELHAASLAYWRGRVESLPPAPELPLAEDPATLDRPAFTHRSDRIAAEDWGRFKKYAAAAGVTPSAALCTAYAQVLAAWSKTSRFTLNVLFFNRLPLHAEVGSVVGNFSATTLLEIDSAATDGFALRADRVQRQLWNDLEHSHVSGVEVLRELQRVRGGAGRAAMPVVFASTVNFAAKEDSAAATGLAQHLTALGQGGREVSSSIRTPQVWLDHQVVEDAGALIVNWDVIEEIFPEGMIDAMFAAYVDVLRGLCHDERSWQRPAPVLVPETDLMQRQVVNATSAPLPPGLLHEPFTEQALAHPERTAVIAVDRTLTYGELDVRTERLNTWLRRHGARPGVLVGIVMEKGWEQVAATIGVLKSGAAYVPIDADIPPERLGLLLERAEITLVLTQSRVAERTAWPEGTLRLSVDGPAADSVDADPREPSTARPDDLAYVIFTSGSTGTPKGVMIEHRGALNTVLDVNERFGITEEDRVLALSALNFDLSVYDVFGILAAGGAIVLPEPQAHREPARWARLVTDHRVTLWNSVPSLMEMFVEHLLGEGHRDTPPLRTVMMSGDWIPVTLPDRIRALVPDAAVWSLGGATEASIWSIVYPVGEVAPTWTSVPYGTPMRSQQFHVLNEAMQPCPVWVPGHLHIGGAGLARGYLGDEAKNRLSFLRHPSTGERLYRTGDLGRYLPDGNIEFLGREDFQVKVQGYRIELGEIEAALLQCPAVRAAVVSALGDPRGAKQLVAYVVLDEGHDPLDAPGALREALGKTLPAYMVPQHLLVLDELPLTANGKVERAALPAPGARPDDDATTIAPRDVVERELANIWAEFFPDASIGAHSDFFALGGNSLLAVRLMALVHTRMGCSIPLSTLFARPTIALLAEVARNAGTTVRRTTLVPIRTEGSRPPLFFVHPVGGDVLCYAELSQLLDDEQPFYALQVPDGTVSTTVEELAGQYAKAIKAVVPDGALRLGGWSMGGVVALEIARQLGAAGRAVESLSLIDLMEAPGPTDDGHIDDAVLLSWFARDLGGLNDRPWEPGAEFFRGVGDHTRALEVLHAEARRLSVLSDDIDVQTLGAIFGRFARNYRALLSHRPAPYEGPVRFFRAVDGATEEVVAAWRELLPPASHVVELPGDHYAVMQQPQLSRLADALNAWLDDSSTTLTHPRPNDEGHQR encoded by the coding sequence ATGACAGACGACGGTGCGGAACGGCAGTCCGTCCTCGCCCAGAGCGTGCGCGAGATACGCAGGCTGCGCGCCGAACTCGACGAAGCGGAACGGGCGAGGACGGAGCCGATTGCCATCGTCGGCATGGGATGCCGGATGCCCGGGGGCGCCAACAGCCCAGGGGCCTTCTGGGAGTTCCTGGACAGCGGCGGAGACGGCACCGGAGAGATACCCGCCTCCCGTTGGGACGTGGAGGGCTTCTACGACCCCGCCCCCGACGCACCCGGGAAGATGTCCACGCGACGAGGAGGCTTCCTGAACCAGGTCGACCAGTTCGACCCGGCGTTCTTCGGTGTCTCCCCCCGGGAGGCCGCCGCCCTCGACCCCCAGCAGCGTCTGCTGCTGGAGGTGAGTTGGGAGGCGCTCGAACACGCAGGCCAAGCACCGGCCGGACTCATGGGCTCGGACACAGGGGTCTACTTCGGGGTCACGACCTACGACTACATGCAGGCACAGATGCAACAGGTCGACCCGGTCGACCTGGACGCCTACGGACTCACCGGCAACGCGTCCACCTTCGCCGCCGGCCGGCTCTCCTACTGGCTCGGGCTCAACGGCCCCAGCCTCTCCGTCGACACCGCCTGCTCGTCCTCCCTGGTGGGAGTGCACCTCGCGTGTCAGAGCCTGAGATCGGGGGAAACCGACCTGGCCCTCGCCGGTGGCGTGAACGTGCTGCTCGCACCCGAGTGGTTCGTCGTGGCGTCCCAAGCGCACATGCTCGCGGCGGACGGCCGCTGCAAGACGTTCGACGCGCGCGCCGACGGCTACGTGCGCAGCGAAGGCTGCGGAGTCGTCGTACTGAAGAGACTCTCCGACGCCCGTGCCCACGGCGACCGGATACTCGCACTCGTCCGAGGATCAGCCGTCAACCAGGACGGGCGCAGCAGCGGAGTAACCGTGCCCAACTCCGCCGCCCAACAGGCCGTGGTCCGGCAGGCCCTGCGAGCGGCGTCCGTGGAGCCGGCACAGGTCGACTACGTGGAGACGCACGGCACGGGAACCCCGCTCGGTGACCCGCTTGAGCTGCGCGCCCTGGACGCAGTGCTCGGGAACCGCGGCGCGGCAGGCCCGCTGCTCGTCGGATCGGTCAAGACGAACGTCGGCCATCTGGAGCCCGCCGCGGGCATCGCAGGCCTCATCAAGGTCGTGCAGTCCATGCGGCACGAGCGCATACCGCCGCACCTGCACCTGTCCGAGGTCAACCCGGAGATCGGCATCGAGGACCTGTCCCTGGAGATCCCGACGCGCGGAGTGCCGTGGCCCCGCGGCGAGAAGGTCCGCATCGCCGGGGTGAGTTCCTTCGGAGCCAGCGGCACGAACGCCCATCTCATCGTCGAGGAGGCGCCCGCAGAGCCCGCGCCGGAAACGCCGGCCTCCGTGGAGCGCACCGCGCAACTCCTCACGCTCTCCGCCAAAAGTCCCACCGCGCTCACCGCTCTCGCCGCCAGCTACGGCGAACGCCTCGCGACCGCCACGAACGCCGAACTCGCGGACATCTGCCACACCGCGGCCACGGGCCGGTCCCACTTCCCCCACCGGCTCGCGGTGACCGCTTCATCCGTGGAGGAGATGGGACAGCGGCTGGCCGGATGCGCCGCGGGCGATCAGCCGGCGGGCAGCCGCCGCGGGCACGTCACTGCGGTGTCCGATCCGCGGGTGGTCTTCCTCTTCACCGGACAGGGCGCACAGTACGCGGGCATGGCTCGCTCCCTCTATGCGACCGAACCCGTCTTCCGACACGTCGTCGACCACTGCGCCGAGGTGCTGCGCCCGCTGACGGACCGCCCCCTGCTGTCCGTGCTCGACCCCGTGCCCGAGGACGCCGACCTCATCCACGACACGTGCTGGACGCAACCGGCGCTGTTCACCGTCGAGTACGCACTGGCCCAACTGTGGCGCTCCTGGGGCATCGAACCCTCCGCCGTACTCGGACACAGCATCGGGGAACTGGTGGCGGCCTGTGTCGCCGGTGTGCTCGACGTCGACGACGCTCTGCGGCTGGCCGCCCGCCGAGGACGGCTGATGCACGAGCTCACCCAGGAAGGGGCCATGGCCGCGGTCTTCGCGGCACCGGAGCAGGTGGCTTCCGCGCTGGAGCCCTACGCGGCGGAACTCTCGATCGCGGCGATCAACGGACCGCAGAGCGTCGTCGTCTCGGGAACCGAAGGAGCCGTGGGCGCCCTGCTGTCGGTCCTGGCCGGACAGGGCGTCCGAGCGAAGCGGATGGCCACCAACCGGGCCTTCCACTCACCCCTGATGGAGCCGGCACTCGACGCCTTCGAACGGGAGGCGGCCGAAGTGACCTTCCGCGCCCCCCGCATCCCGCTCATCTCCAATGTCACCGGGCAGCCCCTGACGGGGGAGCGGGCATTCACGGCCACCTACCTGCGCGAACACGCGCGTCGAGCCGTCCGCTTCCACGACGGCATGACCACCCTGTACCGGCAGGGCTACCGGATCTTCCTGGAGCTGGGGCCCGCTCCCACCCTGAGCGGCCTGGCCAAGCCCTTCCTGACGGCCGGATCGGGTGGCACGGACGAAACCGGGCAGGGCAGTGACCGTCCGCCGGTCTTCCTGCCGTCGCTGCGCCCGCGCCAGGACGACTCGCGGGTTGCGCTGGACAGTCTGGGTGCCCTGTACGCGCTGGGCGTGGTCGTCGACTGGGCGCAGTACGACGTGGGTCGCGGCCGACGCCTCGCGGAACTGCCCACGTACCCCTTCCAGCGGAGCCGGTACTGGTTCAAGGCGAGTTCCCGAGCTCTGCCCGCCGCGGGAACCGCTCTGCCGTCGGTGGCCGGTCCGTCACGGACGCTGCTCGGTGAGCGGGTGCCGTCCCCGCTGCCCGCGGTGCAGTTCTCCGCCCGGATCGGCGCCGATGCACACCCGTGTCTGGGCGACTGCGTGATGGACGGACTCCCGGTCGTCAACATCGGCGTCTACCTGGAGACCGCGTTCGAGGCGGCCCGGGAGCTGTACGGCACGGGGCCGGTGCAGGTCGAGGACTGCCTGGTGCTCCAGAGCATGATCCTGGAGCCCGGCGAGCAGGCTGACGTTCAACTCGTGGTCGATCGGGACACCGTCGGTCAGGAGCGGTCCACTTTCCGGTACTTCGCCGCCGGACGCCGGGGCGACGAGGCAGCACCGTGGGCCCTCCACGCACAGGGCCGCATCGGGCCGGCCCGCGCGGTGACCGGGGCCGTGGAGGACCTGGACGCCGTCCGCAGTCGGCTCACCACCGAGACCACCGGAGACGACTTCTACCGCCGCATGTGGCGGCGCAAGCTCTATCTCGGCCCCTCGGCGCAGTGGGTCGAACACATCCACACCGGTGGGGGCGAGGCGCTCGCCCGCATGAGGTCACCCCGACCGGGGGAGTCCGATGCCTACCGCTTGCATCCCGGGCTGACGGACGCCCTGTTCCAGACCCTGTTCGCCTGTCTGCCCCCCGAGAGTCCTCCCGATGCCACGTACATGCTGGTGGGCATCGACCGCTTCCTGCTGCACGGCCCCGGTGACACCGGTCCGACGTACTGCCGGGTGAGGCTGCTGCCGTCGTCGGACCCCAACTCCGTGCTCCTCGCCGAAGCCCGGCTGTACGACGACCGGGGTCGACTGCTGGCCGAGGCGGACGGGGTGTGTCTGAGGCGGGCGGAGCGCGATCACCTGCTGCGCGGCAACGCGCGGGAACCGCAGCACGTCGAAGGGAGTGCGCGGCAGCACACCGCAGCGGCGGCCGATGTCGCCTCCGCAACGCCCCAGAGCCCCGGAGAGGTCCGGGACTTGCTGGTGCGCACCGTGGCCAGGGCTCTCGGCGCCGCCGAAACAGAGCTGGACGTCCACGAGCCACTTCAGAACCTCGGCCTGGATTCGCTGATGGCCTTGGAGGTGAAGGAGGCACTCTCCGTTGGACTGGGCATCTCCCTACCGCTGGTGATCTTCCTGGACGGCCGTAGTGTTCACACGCTCGGCACGGAGATCCTCGGTCTGCTCGGCCGGGACGCCTACGACGAGACCCCCGAAACGGACGGTGGGCCGATCCCCGAGGGCGGCCGACTCCCCGTACTCGTCCCGGACGACGCCGCTCGGCACGACCCCTTCCCGCTGACGGATCTCCAACAGGCGTACCTCGTGGGACGGTCGAGCGCCTTCGAACTCGGCAACGTCTCGACGTACTTCTTCATCGAGGTCGATGTGGAGGGCGTCGACGTCCCCCGACTGACCGGTGCATTCCAAGCGATGGTCGCGCGCCACGACATGCTGCGCGCGGTCATGACGGAGGACGGCCACCAGCGGGTGCTGGCTGACGTCCCCCCGTACGAGGTGCGCACCACGGACCTGCGCTCTCGCGGCGAGCAGGAGCGCGACCGAATCCTCCGGGAGATCCACGAGGACGTCAGGGACCAGGTCTTCGACACCACGAGCTGGCCGCTGTTCGACGTCCGGGCCACACTCGTCGACGAAGGGCGCACCCGGCTGCACATCGGCCTCGACGCGCTGATCATCGACGCATGGAGCACCTCGCTCCTGTTCCGCGAATGGGCCATCGCCTACCGCGAAGGCGCCGCAGTGCTCCCCGAGGTGCCGATCACCTACCGCGACTACGTAGTGACCGCACGGTCCATCGAGGGCACGGAGCTGCACGCCGCCTCCCTCGCCTACTGGCGCGGGCGCGTGGAGTCGCTGCCGCCCGCACCCGAACTGCCCCTGGCCGAAGACCCCGCTACGCTCGACCGACCGGCCTTCACCCACCGCTCCGACCGGATAGCGGCAGAGGACTGGGGGCGGTTCAAGAAGTACGCGGCGGCGGCCGGCGTCACACCCTCGGCGGCCCTGTGCACCGCGTACGCGCAAGTCCTCGCCGCCTGGAGCAAGACCAGCCGGTTCACCCTCAACGTCCTCTTCTTCAATCGGCTTCCCCTGCACGCGGAGGTCGGCAGCGTGGTGGGGAACTTCAGCGCCACCACCCTCCTGGAGATCGACAGTGCGGCGACGGACGGCTTCGCCCTGCGCGCGGACCGGGTGCAGAGACAGCTGTGGAACGACCTCGAACACAGCCATGTGAGCGGGGTCGAGGTGTTGCGCGAACTCCAGCGGGTCCGGGGCGGCGCCGGACGGGCCGCCATGCCGGTGGTGTTCGCCAGCACGGTCAACTTCGCCGCCAAGGAGGACTCCGCGGCTGCCACGGGCCTCGCCCAGCATCTGACGGCCCTCGGACAGGGCGGCCGTGAGGTCTCCAGCTCCATCCGCACCCCCCAGGTCTGGCTCGACCACCAGGTCGTGGAGGATGCCGGTGCGCTGATCGTGAACTGGGACGTCATCGAGGAGATCTTCCCCGAGGGCATGATCGACGCCATGTTCGCGGCCTACGTGGACGTCCTGCGCGGTCTGTGCCACGACGAACGGTCCTGGCAGCGCCCGGCCCCCGTCCTGGTACCCGAGACCGACCTGATGCAGCGGCAGGTCGTCAACGCGACCTCCGCCCCACTGCCCCCCGGCCTCCTCCACGAGCCGTTCACCGAACAGGCGCTCGCCCACCCGGAACGCACCGCCGTGATCGCGGTCGACCGCACCCTCACCTACGGGGAACTGGACGTCCGCACCGAGCGGCTGAACACCTGGCTGCGCCGCCACGGCGCGCGCCCGGGCGTGCTCGTCGGCATCGTCATGGAGAAGGGATGGGAACAGGTCGCCGCCACGATCGGCGTGCTGAAGTCAGGAGCGGCCTATGTGCCCATCGACGCGGACATCCCGCCGGAGCGCCTGGGACTGCTGCTGGAGCGTGCGGAGATCACCCTCGTCCTGACCCAAAGTCGAGTGGCGGAGCGCACCGCCTGGCCGGAGGGAACCCTGCGGCTGAGCGTCGACGGGCCCGCGGCGGACTCGGTGGACGCCGATCCCCGCGAGCCCTCCACTGCCCGCCCCGACGATCTGGCCTACGTCATCTTCACCTCTGGGTCGACCGGCACTCCCAAGGGCGTGATGATCGAGCACCGCGGTGCCCTCAACACCGTGCTCGACGTCAACGAGCGCTTCGGCATCACCGAGGAGGACCGGGTACTCGCCCTGTCGGCGCTCAACTTCGACCTGTCCGTCTACGACGTGTTCGGCATCCTCGCCGCGGGCGGCGCGATCGTACTGCCGGAGCCCCAAGCCCATCGGGAGCCCGCACGTTGGGCCCGGCTGGTCACCGATCACCGGGTCACGCTGTGGAACAGCGTCCCCTCGCTGATGGAGATGTTCGTCGAGCACCTCTTGGGCGAGGGACACCGCGACACACCGCCACTGCGCACGGTGATGATGAGTGGGGACTGGATACCCGTCACCCTGCCCGATCGCATCCGCGCCCTGGTGCCCGACGCCGCGGTGTGGAGCCTGGGAGGTGCGACCGAGGCATCCATCTGGTCGATCGTGTACCCCGTCGGCGAGGTCGCCCCCACCTGGACGAGCGTCCCCTACGGCACGCCCATGCGCAGCCAGCAGTTCCATGTGCTCAACGAGGCCATGCAGCCGTGCCCGGTGTGGGTGCCCGGCCACCTCCACATCGGCGGGGCGGGTCTCGCACGCGGCTACCTCGGGGACGAGGCCAAGAACCGCCTCTCGTTCCTTCGCCACCCCTCCACCGGCGAACGGCTCTACCGGACCGGTGACCTGGGGCGGTACCTGCCCGACGGCAACATCGAGTTCCTTGGCCGGGAGGACTTCCAGGTCAAGGTTCAGGGTTACCGCATCGAACTGGGCGAGATCGAGGCCGCGTTGTTGCAGTGCCCCGCAGTGCGCGCTGCCGTCGTGTCAGCCCTGGGCGATCCCCGCGGGGCCAAACAACTCGTCGCGTACGTCGTACTGGACGAGGGGCACGATCCGCTCGATGCGCCGGGAGCGCTGCGGGAAGCACTGGGAAAGACACTGCCCGCGTACATGGTGCCCCAGCACCTCCTCGTACTGGACGAACTACCGCTCACCGCAAACGGCAAGGTCGAGCGGGCCGCACTGCCCGCCCCGGGCGCCCGTCCCGATGACGATGCGACCACCATCGCGCCGCGGGACGTGGTGGAGCGGGAACTCGCCAACATCTGGGCGGAGTTCTTCCCCGATGCTTCCATCGGGGCGCACTCCGACTTCTTCGCACTCGGAGGCAACTCCTTGCTCGCCGTGCGCCTCATGGCGCTCGTCCACACCCGCATGGGCTGCTCGATCCCCCTGTCCACCCTCTTCGCCCGTCCGACGATCGCCCTGCTCGCAGAGGTCGCCCGGAACGCCGGCACCACGGTCCGACGCACGACCCTCGTGCCGATCCGTACCGAGGGCAGCAGGCCACCGCTGTTCTTCGTGCACCCGGTGGGAGGCGATGTCCTCTGCTACGCCGAGCTCTCACAACTGCTGGACGACGAGCAACCGTTCTACGCCCTCCAGGTGCCCGACGGAACCGTGTCGACCACGGTTGAAGAACTCGCGGGCCAGTACGCCAAGGCCATCAAAGCAGTCGTCCCCGATGGTGCCCTCAGGCTGGGAGGCTGGTCCATGGGCGGTGTCGTGGCCCTGGAGATCGCCCGACAACTCGGCGCTGCGGGGCGTGCGGTGGAGAGCCTGTCCCTCATCGATCTGATGGAAGCGCCGGGACCCACGGACGACGGACACATCGATGACGCGGTCCTGCTGTCCTGGTTCGCCCGTGATCTCGGCGGACTCAACGACAGGCCCTGGGAACCCGGCGCCGAGTTCTTCCGCGGGGTGGGGGACCACACCCGGGCCCTGGAAGTGCTGCACGCCGAGGCACGCCGACTGTCGGTGCTGTCGGACGACATCGACGTACAGACCCTCGGCGCCATCTTCGGACGTTTCGCCCGAAACTACCGGGCCCTGCTCAGCCACCGGCCGGCACCCTACGAGGGCCCGGTCCGCTTCTTCCGGGCCGTGGACGGTGCCACCGAAGAGGTGGTGGCTGCCTGGCGGGAACTGCTCCCGCCCGCCTCGCACGTCGTCGAGCTTCCCGGTGACCACTACGCCGTGATGCAGCAACCGCAGTTGAGCCGGCTGGCGGACGCACTGAATGCCTGGCTCGACGACTCCTCCACGACCCTCACGCACCCACGACCCAACGACGAAGGACACCAGCGATGA
- a CDS encoding LLM class flavin-dependent oxidoreductase, with amino-acid sequence MTLRFGAFIPPFHSLDEDPTTAFWRDLDLIEWLDVLGIEEAWVGEHHSGGWSTVSSPELFLAAAAERTRRIKLGTGVVSLPYHHPLTTANRIVQLDHQSGGRAMFGMGAGVSPADAHMMGIAAGDQRRMMGESLDALVQLLTDDEPVTVKTDWFELRDARLHLRPRTKPCFDMAVASAGSERGMRLAGRYGLSSLTFAGRPGMEEPPLARLWAAAEDEATKYGRSVDRAKWRVAICVHIAETREEALSQVQDGMARWFREYVRDTVGAAATLPEGREAEVAVETRTAIIGSVDDAIEAIQRMLDESGGFGTLLVNTQDWATREQTKRSYELLARYVAPHFTGALESRRASQRWVSERRNDFAAQAREAASQSSSGR; translated from the coding sequence ATGACCCTCCGTTTCGGCGCGTTCATCCCGCCGTTCCACTCGCTCGACGAAGACCCCACGACCGCGTTCTGGCGAGACCTGGACCTGATCGAGTGGCTGGACGTGCTCGGCATCGAAGAGGCGTGGGTGGGTGAGCACCACTCCGGTGGCTGGTCCACCGTCAGTTCACCGGAGCTGTTCCTCGCCGCCGCCGCAGAGCGGACCCGGCGGATCAAACTCGGTACCGGCGTGGTCAGTCTGCCGTACCACCACCCCCTCACCACCGCGAACCGAATCGTTCAACTCGACCACCAAAGCGGTGGGCGGGCCATGTTCGGCATGGGCGCAGGGGTGTCGCCCGCGGACGCGCACATGATGGGCATCGCGGCCGGCGACCAGCGGCGCATGATGGGGGAGTCCCTCGACGCCCTGGTGCAACTGCTGACCGATGACGAACCGGTCACCGTGAAGACCGACTGGTTCGAACTACGGGATGCCCGCTTGCACCTGAGGCCCCGTACGAAGCCGTGCTTCGACATGGCCGTCGCCAGTGCCGGCTCCGAGAGGGGTATGCGGCTGGCGGGTCGGTACGGCCTGTCCTCGCTCACCTTCGCCGGACGACCGGGGATGGAGGAGCCGCCGCTCGCCCGGTTGTGGGCCGCGGCGGAGGACGAAGCCACCAAGTACGGCAGGAGCGTGGACCGGGCGAAATGGAGGGTCGCCATCTGCGTGCACATCGCGGAGACCCGGGAGGAGGCCCTCAGCCAGGTCCAGGACGGAATGGCCCGTTGGTTCCGCGAGTACGTCCGCGACACGGTCGGCGCAGCCGCGACCCTGCCGGAGGGGCGGGAAGCAGAGGTGGCGGTGGAGACGCGTACGGCCATCATCGGCTCGGTGGACGACGCCATCGAAGCGATCCAACGAATGCTCGACGAAAGCGGCGGGTTCGGCACCCTGCTGGTCAACACCCAGGACTGGGCCACGCGGGAGCAGACCAAGAGAAGCTACGAACTGCTCGCCCGGTACGTCGCACCGCACTTCACCGGTGCTCTGGAGAGCCGGCGGGCATCACAACGATGGGTCTCGGAACGCCGCAACGACTTCGCGGCCCAGGCGCGCGAGGCCGCCTCGCAGTCCTCGTCCGGCCGATAG
- a CDS encoding flavin reductase family protein, whose product MSTQVKGSPQAMESEEFRDAMSLLAAPLTIVTARDAEGRPWGFTASSVTSVSLEPPLLLVGMSRTSSCFPALSEADEFTVNVLGDGHRELARTFASSGVDRFAGVSIGDWGDSKVPYLTDVSVAFRCSASSRIPVGDHTLLVGELTQMRGHGVTASPLVWYRRDFRMSV is encoded by the coding sequence GTGAGCACCCAGGTCAAGGGAAGTCCGCAGGCCATGGAGAGCGAGGAGTTCCGCGATGCCATGTCGTTGCTCGCCGCGCCGTTGACCATCGTCACTGCGCGGGACGCCGAGGGGCGCCCCTGGGGGTTCACCGCCAGTTCGGTGACCTCCGTCTCGTTGGAGCCGCCGCTCCTCCTCGTCGGCATGTCACGTACGTCCAGTTGTTTTCCGGCGCTGTCCGAAGCCGACGAATTCACCGTCAACGTCCTCGGAGACGGTCATCGAGAGCTGGCCCGGACCTTCGCCAGTTCCGGTGTGGACCGGTTTGCCGGTGTGTCCATCGGGGACTGGGGCGACTCGAAGGTCCCCTATCTCACCGATGTGTCAGTCGCATTCAGGTGCTCCGCGAGCAGCCGGATACCCGTGGGCGACCACACGCTGCTGGTCGGTGAGCTCACTCAGATGAGGGGGCACGGGGTCACCGCATCGCCGCTCGTGTGGTACCGCCGGGACTTCCGGATGTCCGTCTGA